The nucleotide window cactccatagagactgtgtctgccccccgaccacgtaaactaagtaaaccaaaagtacagagaagaggagttaaacataagaatctaattaaaattagaacaacctctgcaatagtacaacaagataggagaattaaatgtggactccttaacatcagatctctgtcctctaaagctgttctagtaaatgagttaatatcagaccataatgttgatttattttgtctgactgaaacctggctgtgtcctgaagagtatgtgagcctaaatgaagctactcctccgagccatattaatactcacattcctcgaggcagcggcagaggaggtggagttgcagccatttttgactcaagccttttgatcaaccctaaacctaaactcgactataactcatttgaaagccttgttctcactctttctcatgagaaatggaaaacagtgcagccacttttatttgttgtagtataccgctctcctggtccttactccgaatttatagctgagttctcggagtttctatcaagtttagtccttaaagcagataaagtaattattgtaggtgactttaatgtacatgtcgacgttgataatgacagccttagcactgcgtttatctcagtattagactcagttggcttccgccagaatgtacatgaaccgactcactgttttaaccacaccctcgaccttgttctgacatgtggcattgaaatcgaagacttcctcacagaatcctcttttatcagaccatcatttaataactttcaaattcatattaccacactaccagccagtaggcaaaaattcttataccagactcctgtctgatagtgctgtagctaaatttaaggatatgatcccatcagtatttaattcaatgccatgtctcaatacaacagaggagtcttatgctaacgttagtccctcccagattgactacctggttgatagtgctacaggttcattgcatatgacacttgactctgttgctcccctaaaaaagaagataattaaacagaggagcgTCAGgtccatggtatactcctcaaacccgcaaattaaagcaaacttcacggaaaatagaaaggaaatggcgttctaccaatttggaagaatttcggtccgcctggcaagacagtcttaaaatatacaggaaagccctccgcagtgccagggcagcctattactctgcactaatagaggaaaataagaacaatcccaggtttctcttcagcactgtagccaggctgacagagagccataattctgttgaaccatgtattcctttagctctggacagtaatgacttcatgagcttctttaatgataaaattctatcaacctgtattttagatcctatcccgactaagctgtttaaagaagtattacctctaattgactcttcagtattagacatgatcaatctgtctttatcaacaggctacgtactacagtcctttaaagtagctgtgataaaaccgctactgaaaaagcctactcttgatccaggggttttagccaactatagaccgatatccaaccttccctttctctcaaaaactcttgagaaagcagttgccaatcagctgtgcgactttctacacaataatagtttattcgaggatttccagtcaggatttagagtgcatcatagcacagagacagcactggttaaagttacaaatgaccttctaattgcatctgataaaggatttgtctctgtactagtctaATTGgatcttagaaagtcactttctgatgacatagcagttatggatggcattgcgctggcctccagcaccactgtaaagaatctgggagttatctttgaccaagacatgtcctttcactcccatgtaaaacaaatttcaaggactgccttttttcacctacgtaatatcgcaaaaatcaggcatattttgtctcaaaatgatgcagaaaaactagtccatgcattcgtaacttccaggctggattattgcaattctttactatcaggctgcccaaattcattgctgaatattctccagttgctccagaacgctgcagcacgtggctgcagcagcacgtGCTGcagccataaatggccaggcaccttcttatcttaaagagctcatagtaccttattgccctactcgaacactgcgttcccagaatgcatttctacttatggttcctaaagtctcaaaaagcagaacaggagtcagagcatttagctatcaagctcctctcctgtggaaccatcttcagtctttgtccgggaggcagacactgtctctacatttaagagtcggcttaaaactttcctttttgataaagcttatagttagggctggctcaggctggtcctggacctttaatgtacatgtcgacgttgataatgacagccttagcactgcgtttatctcagtattagactcagttggcttccgccagaatgtacatgaaccgactcactgttttaaccacaccctcgaccttgttctgacatgtggcattgaaatcgaagacttcctcacagaatcctcttttatcagaccatcatttaataactttcaaattcatattaccacactaccagccagtaggcaaaaattcttataccagactcctgtctgatagtgctgtagctaaatttaaggatatgatcccatcagtatttaattcaatgccatgtctcaatacaacagaggagtcttatgctaacgttagtccctcccagattgactacctggttgatagtgctacaggttcattgcatatgacacttgactctgttgctcccctaaaaaagaagataattaaacagaggagcgTCAGgtccatggtatactcctcaaacccgcaaattaaagcaaacttcacggaaaatagaaaggaaatggcgttctaccaatttggaagaatttcggtccgcctggcaagacagtcttaaaatatacaggaaagccctccgcagtgccagggcagcctattactctgcactaatagaggaaaataagaacaatcccaggtttctcttcagcactgtagccaggctgacagagagccataattctgttgaaccatgtattcctttagctctggacagtaatgacttcatgagcttctttaatgataaaattctatcaacctgtattttagatcctatcccgactaagctgtttaaagaagtattacctctaattgactcttcagtattagacatgatcaatctgtctttatcaacaggctacgtactacagtcctttaaagtagctgtgataaaaccgctactgaaaaagcctactcttgatccaggggttttagccaactatagaccgatatccaaccttccctttctctcaaaaactcttgagaaagcagttgccaatcagctgtgcgactttctacacaataatagtttattcgaggatttccagtcaggatttagagtgcatcatagcacagagacagcactggttaaagttacaaatgaccttctaattgcatctgataaaggatttgtctctgtactagtctaATTGgatcttagaaagtcactttctgatgacatagcagttatggatggcattgcgctggcctccagcaccactgtaaagaatctgggagttatctttgaccaagacatgtcctttcactcccatgtaaaacaaatttcaaggactgccttttttcacctacgtaatatcgcaaaaatcaggcatattttgtctcaaaatgatgcagaaaaactagtccatgcattcgtaacttccaggctggattattgcaattctttactatcaggctgcccaaattcattgctgaatattctccagttgctccagaacgctgcagcacgtggctgcagcagcacgtGCTGcagccataaatggccaggcaccttcttatcttaaagagctcatagtaccttattgccctactcgaacactgcgttcccagaatgcatttctacttatggttcctaaagtctcaaaaagcagaacaggagtcagagcatttagctatcaagctcctctcctgtggaaccatcttcagtctttgtccgggaggcagacactgtctctacatttaagagtcggcttaaaactttcctttttgataaagcttatagttagggctggctcaggctggtcctggaccagcccctagttatgctgctataggattagactgtcgggggacatccaaagacacaccgagctcctccgtccttctgtccctctccatccgcacgctctcatgtcctaccacggcgtgttactaacttagctccttccccggagtctctgtgctttgtcgtcttgcaggttcccatggacagtggctgaatctggattgtggatttcagctgcgtctcctgccttggccctgcctgacatccactgcaactgctactgctgttattacatccactgtcactattactgtgtctgtctgtctgtctgtctgtctgtctgtctgtctgtctgtctgtctgtctgtctgtctcactctccctctcttgctcttcctctctcacccaactggtcgaggcagatggccgcccacccagagtctggttctgctcgaggtttctgcctgttaaaaggaagtttttcctcgccactgtcgccaagtgctgctcatgggggaattgttgggtctctgtagataaagagtttggtctgtaccagctctatatggaaagtgtcctgagacaacttctgttgtgatttggcgctatacaaataaaattgaattgaattgaattgaattgaattgaattgaattgaatagattTCAGTCACTTTGTTTTGCCATCAGATGATTCTGATTGTTCACTGACCCATGAACAAAAACTAATCCTGATCCCAGTTTGAgtcattttctgatgttttcttaCTCAGTGGAAGACTTGTCAGTGTaagatgaaggaaaacactGGTGGCTTTAAACAGGGCTGAGTGTTACCTGCTCCGGTCGCTataaagctaatgttagcagctgATCGTAGCAGGTTGTGGCTGCTAACGCTGCATGGTCAAACTGAGCTCATGTTTGAGATACCTTTGTGTTTGCATGGTGCCTTTTAATTTGAACAGTGATTAAACTACTCATATAATTGCAAAGTAACCATTTGTAGTGATACATCTTGGTGATTGCTGCCCACAAATGACGTGAGTGGCTTTAGTCAGAAAACAAAGTATATTCATAAAGAATTATATGTATTAACATACAATAGTGTGAAACCCAatacaaacatattttttaacACTTCAAAGTGGAGTTAGGATGAGACTTCAGTACCTGCAGTCACCAATTTGACAGAAAACTTGCATGGTTTTATGTTAAAGATTTGTGGATTTGAAGCcacctgtttttcctctgcaacctcatttgtgtgtttgcagcatctACAATAAACTATTTGTAGAAAAATTAAATGTTGTTGGTGACTGCAGTTCCATTCTCGATCCTGCCATCAGGAGACACCATTTTAACCCAGTTCGAAGTTACTCAAGTGTAGATAAACTTTCGTAATCACcttgaaaaaaatggaaatgtcaaTACTGGAGCTGGACAGCTCAGCTCTGATCAGGAGGGTGCAAAGAGCTGCttcatggtgatgatgatgatgatgatgatgatgatgatgatgatgatgatgatgaaagtcAGAAACCATCTGACACATGCTATATTTCCAAACAATACAGGGTGGTAAAATATTTGGCAATGGGGTGTATTTCTTGTGCTTGTGAGGTAACGATAATGTAATGATTTCTTCTCAACTTATGGAGGAAAACATAGTACGACACAATTATACTAAATATATAATGAAATATATCTTTGAATTGATCATCTGTTTTGGAGATGGTGGTTGTATAAACATAAAATTTTGCTGACggctggtttttttttttttttttttttttgtaacatttGCAGTTTGTGCAACTTGTTTCTCGTCGGACACTATTTGTAGCTGCACCAAAACCCGGAACAACACAGTCGAATGCGCAAAAATTACTCCGTAAAATCACAGCAGTGGACAGAAAATAGCGATGTTTTACTGGATGGAGAGGAGTCGTGGCGGCTCTGAGACACTGGACGGTCTTAGTAACATGTCCAAAGCGGAGATTCTGAGAGGAATCGTCACCGAGAAACTGACAACGGCCGCGCAGGAAATCTTAGCGGTTGTTGAGAGAACCGTAGCCGGATACGAGGAGGAGGCTTCGGGCTTCCGACGGGAGATCGACCAGCAACGGAGGCAGCTGGAGCTTCTCCTGCAGCCTCGGGTCAACCTGGAGAGAAGAGGTCAGTGTTTGAATGAACTGAGACTGATGAACGTCTCCTCCACTCACAAACACCccgttttctttatttgtggAACTTAATTTTAAAACCTGCTAATTTTAAGTTCCTATGTGCGCTGACAAACCCGCACACTTCGGAGGACATCAAGTGAACGCTGACGCATATTTCCATGATGTGACTTACAAATCGGCATAGAAAAAGTTCTGTTAATGAAGTCAGGTTTCCCGTTTGGTTCACCGTCAGTCTGCGTTGGTTGCACACCATTACCGCGCCATTCGTGCTTCACATGTGCAAcattttttgaaatatttttctggGTTTCTTTTACTTGTGGCTGGAAACACGAAGCCCTGGTTCCAGATCTTGGAGGCCATGAGGTGGTTGTTgtgagtgaggaagaagaggaagaggagcagcagcacacacagcagacaggtaGGCCAAGGTCTCTTTTACTTCTAAACGTATTTAAAAAAGTAGGGAAAACAAACCCGTCACCGTTAACAATGAGCCGTTTGTGAGAATCGATCAAGTGTTAAAggtgaaaggttttttttaaccagtatCAGTGTGTAGACTGGCCCTCAGGTGTCAAATGAGACCCTGCCCCTGTCCTCGTGGGTGTGTTGCCGCCAGCCAGTGAGTGCAGCCATGGCTGTggtatttatttttccaaagATGGCGAACTTATGACCCCATCTCCTTACCCTAACCTAACCAGTCCCACTGGTCATGCCTTACCCGAACCACCCCAACCAACAAAGGCAACGAGTACTATCCAATCAGAGTCGGAGGAGGGTGGGTCATGAGTTCACCGTCCTGGAAAGAATACAAGTGCCCGGTCCAAACTGCTAAGTCTGCATTTGTTCAGACCAGTCTTAAGGATGGACATTAAAGTTCAACCTATTCCTGAGGACACCCGTCTTAACAATGTACGTCATGTGACGACCCGCTCCACCATGGCCACTCCTGACaggatacagtgtgtgtgtgtgtgtgtgtgtgtgtgtgtgtgtgtgtgtgtgtgcgtgcgtgcgtgcgtgcgtgcgtgcgtgcgtgcgtgcgtgcgtgcgtgcgcgcgcgtgtgtgcgcacagCCGTGACACTTTCTTGTTGTTACGTTGATATACTCGGGGGGGCTCATGTGAGTGCCAGGAAGTGGTATTTGGTACTCAGCCCAGATATAACGTGGTCTTTATAGACAGTCTCTGCTGTCGtcctcttcagcttcctgctagatgatgaagatgctccTCTCGGTCCCTGGTGGAGTCTCAGTTTAGCGGCTGTCCGGGTCATCAGCTGGCTTTGGGTCACGTGTCTCTGACAGGTGAATGTCCTCTCACATGCTGCCCTGCTCAAAGGCAGCAGAAGAGACAGTTTAACCTGCTCGTTGATGTCGAGGAACAATGTGGATTCTTGTGTGTCCTGTTTGGACCCAGTCGTCCTCACGTCAACACGCAGCTCTGGCACGCAGTCCGAGCTGCTTCTATAAAGTGAACTCCTCAGCAGAGACGACGGAGGACGGGTGTGTTTAGCCTGAttgaatgttagcatgttaacatcaCACACAGCTCGCTGTAGATCTTCACCCAAAACATGCATTTTGACACACCTGGACAATTCGCAGTTGTGTTTTTTGGCATGCATACGTACTTGCGTCCTGGTTGTGTGCACCCCTGGATATATGACACATGAAGTTACCGTGTCGGGCACTTTCACAAGCTGTTGTTTGAAGCCACGACTGCAGTAGCAGCCTAGATTTGGACTTTTTGCTTCTTCCTGATGAGGCGGAAGTTTTACGGTCAGTGTTAGCAAGAAAACAGCTTCAGCCTGGATGATGCAACTGGCGTACCTGCTAGGTCGGACTTAAAACACCAAGTTAAGATTTGAGATCaacttttattgatcactgcacacgtgttacagggaggagactgcacacgcCGTgcattgtgaaattatttttctccgctcttgacccatcctggtctgtcgttcctccgcggcagaccaggagcggtgggctgccagccgccagccaacGTCGGTGCCCGCGCCTGGGGACCCCATCCTctttcgtcaccgttggtcaggtggtgatcgtcttgcatgtttttagtgtcggttatttaaggaggaaacccaggtgaacacggggagaacatgcaaactccacacagaaaggcccctttttccccgagcagcaggcactgaagacatggtggaggacacgccaccagcagctgaaaaaaTGTCACATCAGTTCAAGTGAAAGACTCGAAGACGACGTCAGCTGAAGTGAGAGTGCTACTGCAGTTTTACACAACTTCTCTTTGTTCTCTATTTTATGTTCGATGTTTCTCTGAAATTTTTCGATGGTGGGGTTCGGGAAGTTACAATCGACGATTTGTATTATATTCTGACATTCTTGTAGACTAATCAATCaaagtcatccatccatccattatctatactgcctatccctttcggggttgcggggggctggagcctatcccagctacaatgggtgagaggcggggtacaccctgaaccggtcgccagccgattgcagggccacatgtaaacaaacattcacactcacacctacggacaatttagagtcatcaattaacctaaagcatgtttttggtctgtgggaggaagccggagaacccggagagaacccacgcatgcacgggaagaacatgcaaacttcacacagaaaggccccgcctgacccggggatcgaaccagcagacttcttgctgtgaggcacgcgcactacctgctgtgccgcCGTGCAGCTCAATCAAAGTCACTTAGACTAAATTATTTTCACactaaaataaactaaaataatagagaatttttttttcatgaggatgaTGTGTTGTCTGTAACTTCCTGTCAATCTGGAAACGATGCGACCTTTGACTCCATCTGTGTCCAGATGTGGAGGACACGGGAAGCGTGGGCCTCCTGTGGTACGATGATGAAGAGGGTGATGGTGgggatgaagagcagcagctgtcagcgCGACCGGCAACGAGCTCCAGACTGAGACGAGAAGATCTGAAGGACCCAGATTATCAAATAAAATCAAGGTCACAAATCTCAGTAGCACCAGTTTATTGCAGATGTTCGCTGTATTGgtaaaagtatgtggacacccctgTGGTCATCTTCCTGTGTGCCCTTCGTCCGCTCTTCCTCGTTTGGCCCTTTTAGTTCAAATGAAGCATTTTAGCCTAACATGCTGTCACCATGCTAGCgtggtgttttgtgtttggttcatttggggggggggggggggtcacacctacctttgggatgaactggaacacgGACTGCGAGCCAGACCTGATCTCCAAAGCATCAGTGTTGGAGCTCACTGATGCTCTGGAGAATTGAATGTGGAGGCTGTTCAGCAGCACATATGGTATAATGTTCCagtgtccacacacttttggccaTGAACACGTGTAACTGTGATGAACACTAAGATGTTTAGTTaattattattagttattattagttagTTGTTATTAACCAGCTAACAATCTTTGTCCTGTGGGTTAACTTCCCCCAGAGGTCCGTCTGACAGGAGAAGGCCCGGCAGACCTCAGAGCAGTGACCCGCAGAGCCATCTAGGTCTCAGGATCTGCATCCTGGAGGACTCTCAGACCGATGTGCTGTCAACAAGGGGTACATTTGAAAGACTTACTGCGGAATATCCAGTGCATCACAATTGAATAGTGACCAAATTCATAAAGTGTCTACAGAAGCTTCTGCCGAAAGACCTGCGTGACAATAAAAAGTAGAACGGCAAAGATGAACTCAACCTCATGATGCAAGTTTGTCTGGTTCAGTGTTTCAGAAATGTCCCGTGCAGGAGGTGAGGTGTCCTTgtgggctgcaggaggaggacttCCTGGACCTGCTGAGGTCCACTTTCCCTCAGCTGGCTGCTCGGAAACCTTTTGACGTCTTCACATCCAACAGAACAAAGAGACTCCAGCCTCTGAGAGTCAAGACGCTGACCCCGGAGGAGATCTGCAGGAGCATCAGGCAGAGCGGCGCAGGAAGCTCGGCCCTCTACATCCGCCTGAAGGTGCTTTGATACCAGCGTGGTTTCTTTATTAAGTGGACCACCTGAACGAGGAATAGTGTCCTCTCTCCATCAGTGTAGCTACAATTTAGGAGAGCCCCCAGATTATCCAACAAGCCTTTGAATGAACGGATGAATACTTATTAAAGCGAAACATCGATGAAATCAAAGGGTGCTTTCCACAAGTGTTAATTTATTGAGGGTGGGCCgtttttcttgtgtgttgtgGCGTTTGGATACCAATGAGGTAATACTTCGATACCTGCTCTGACAGCTGGTTGTGTTGTATTTGTTTAgtccttttgtttgtgtggtggaGCATTTTGATCCAGACAGCTTCCATGAAACCAGACCTGTCTGTTGTTTGGGAACAAACCTGTTCCAGACCAGAGAGGATCCTCAGAGCAGCAGCGAAGACCTTCATCCTCCACAGAGACCAGATGATTCTCCACCCAGCTTTGCCACGACGTCAGCTGATCGAAGCCAAACCTACGCCAGGTAACGCATGAAAGATAACGGCGAATCTGCTCACAGGTATTAACGCAAGGATCAGTTTTTATTGGATGTCTCAAGTGTCTTTGAGGAACCAAACATCAGTTTCGACaaatctttatttattaaaaCGTTCCTGCTTTGTGAATGACTGCCTGAGAAGTGACACCCTTGACGTCTGCTCTCAGGCTATCGTCTGGTAGGAGGAGGCGTGGCAGACCTCGCCTTGGTGAAGAACCCACTCACCGCttcctcagagtgtgtgtgctggaggatTCCCAGTCAGACATGCTGTCAAAGAAAGGTGAATATAAAGAACGTGGTTCTGAAAAGACgcagtgaatgagtgagagCTTGTTCAGGATAATCGAGAACTCCTGGTTCTTTTTCTCCGTTTCAGTGTTACTGAAATCCTCGATCCAGGATCTGAGGTGTCCTCGTGGCCTACAGGAAGAGGACTTCCTGGGCCTGTTGAGGTCCACCTTCCCTCAGCTGGCAGAGGACAACAAGCCTTTCAGCGTCTTCAGGTCTGACAGGAACAGGCGGCTCCAGAGGCTCAAACTGAAGACACTGACGCCAGAGGAGATCTACAAGTCCACGAAGTCCGCCAGCATCGGAAAGACGTTCGTCTACATCCGACTTAAAGTACATCCTGCAGGATTTCATTCCTTAAAGCACGCACACGCTCCTGCACACACGGTGTTATCTTTGAAGTTCAACTGAATtcgttttctgtctttcttgaaaaaaattgtttcaaaaaaaaaaaaaaactcttgtAGAcgggaaaggaggaagaggaggagaagcagcttCACCTTTTACCGAGGAATAGCGAGGCAGACGCCGCCGCGACAGAACGAGGCGATGGAGCCGGGCGCAGCTTGAGGTGAGCTCATGGGAAAAGTCCAGTCGCGCTCGATGTTACAGAAGTCAGATATTACACTACGAACACACCGGAGGCAAACTGCTCCGAGATATTTACTCAGGCAGAACGCCTGACGTTGGAAACGCGACCCTGTGATCGGCCGTCACGTGACTTCAAAGTACATTTGCTCAAGTGCTTCACTTAAGACACTTTTCAAGTACTTGGACTTGAGCTGAGAATTCCATTTTCTGCGTCGCGTCATTCATCTGGCAGCTGTGGCTCTTTTGCAGGTTCAgattaataattaaaaagatCAACTGAAATATATTAAAGATGAATCTCCTCACATTTACCAGCTGCAGCATTGAAATgctgaacacattaatgcatcgaTGCTTTTAATTAGTAATACAACATAGGTCATTCTGAAGTGGGCCGTTCTGCATGAAGAGAATGGATCCCTGAGGTCTGACTAACACGTTGAacacatttccttcctcattaaacatctgaaatatttttgtttaagctattttaaatgcagcattGTTGTCATTCACTCGCTGGCTGTCGTCTTCTTAACTGCTAACGTTGGACTTGATTTTGAGATTTGGCCCAGATGAATGGTGGGATGGCCGACTCTCACACTACAgattagtgttgtttttggcagcctgttttaatCTTAGTCTgagtctagtctttgtgtcaagctgtcattttagtttttattagttttagtcacattcatactctttttagtctattcaagtttcagtcgactgagaatctgagcattttagtctcattttagtcagaattatccttgactgttttagtcaatgaaaactgtattttagtctctttttagtgatgcagttctatttaacccagtcaatatagtataagtactTCGTAGTATGGACCAAACCAAagttttcttttagtcaaacccatttcacagtTCAAACAAAGTTgtcttattatattattgttagcTTACAGACTCAGAAgacatccattccagacacgaagacgctctgatttgaattcacaacatatttattttaccgagcaaagccggctggccggccgtCAGTCCCgctctctgtcagctgtctgtcgttaacgctaacTTCTAAATAACGCCGCGAGCAGATTGAGGAAGTGACGtcgctgcgactgcgcagtgcgacctgatgcagccgcTTAagtgacacacaggaaacagaaatactgcaaaataatgacAACACGACTAAACAAGACGAAATAATGTTCGAACATTTCGTCTCATCTCGCTTTAgtagagcttttattttgtaaaccacatttagtctcctttttatttgtcaacaatattgcattatatatttaattttagttatcgtcacatgaccagcatttacgttgcatCTCGacaatatttagtcataatttttgttgacgaaagcaacactacTACAGATATCTACTCCGTACAAGTAGTAGTaacaataatactaataatgataataagtcattttccatttttgcccCACAGCAGCCCTGTTCAACACGTCCTGTCCAGCAGCTCAACATCACATCAACAGGACATGGAAACGGAGGAAGCTGCTGACGAAGAGGTGGCTGAGAGCCAAGTGGACTCCAGTGATGacaaagatggagaagaggCGCCGGACGGAGACGACGACTGGAAACCGGATCCTGAGCCGCAGtcaccaaagaag belongs to Chaetodon trifascialis isolate fChaTrf1 chromosome 23, fChaTrf1.hap1, whole genome shotgun sequence and includes:
- the LOC139351195 gene encoding zinc finger protein 37-like, which encodes MFYWMERSRGGSETLDGLSNMSKAEILRGIVTEKLTTAAQEILAVVERTVAGYEEEASGFRREIDQQRRQLELLLQPRVNLERRALVPDLGGHEVVVVSEEEEEEEQQHTQQTDVEDTGSVGLLWYDDEEGDGGDEEQQLSARPATSSRLRREDLKDPDYQIKSRGPSDRRRPGRPQSSDPQSHLGLRICILEDSQTDVLSTRVFQKCPVQEVRCPCGLQEEDFLDLLRSTFPQLAARKPFDVFTSNRTKRLQPLRVKTLTPEEICRSIRQSGAGSSALYIRLKTREDPQSSSEDLHPPQRPDDSPPSFATTSADRSQTYARLSSGRRRRGRPRLGEEPTHRFLRVCVLEDSQSDMLSKKVLLKSSIQDLRCPRGLQEEDFLGLLRSTFPQLAEDNKPFSVFRSDRNRRLQRLKLKTLTPEEIYKSTKSASIGKTFVYIRLKTGKEEEEEKQLHLLPRNSEADAAATERGDGAGRSLSSPVQHVLSSSSTSHQQDMETEEAADEEVAESQVDSSDDKDGEEAPDGDDDWKPDPEPQSPKKKRRRRGAKMSGVEEKLIRSKTPCKVCGVWYKMLGSLIKHAWSHVEEPQCSCGVCGERFQSVEELKEHLRNYQKTHNCSYCGKSFLTIAGLNCHTTLHTGNRPFTCDVCNKTFAHTSSLSVHRWVHVADKPHKCDLCPKAFGLKAQLRAHRKVHAGRDKYHCNVCGKSLYDMRSLTRHKATHSAERRYGCEVCGKRFKLSGALKAHEKTHTARERPYLCHICCKTFLSNCGLTIHMRTHSNERPFVCIVCSKGFVSNGELKNHMRVHTGEAPYGCSDCGRFFKRKTHLNSHVRSHLGIKRFVCGVCGKACFRQEHLTVHMRTHNGERPYECSVCDKAFTQSHCLKTHMKSHQGEETPFLNASSS